The following nucleotide sequence is from Longimicrobiaceae bacterium.
GCAGGTAGTACCCGTTGCCCATGTCCAGCTTGTACTTCCCCAGCTCCCCCGGGATGCGGCGGTTGGCCGTGCCGGTGGGCGGCGCGAACAGCGTGTCGTCGAAGACCGCCTCCTCCCCCTCGGGCACCGGCTGGAAGGTGCCGTCCGCCAGCACCCGCCCGATCCGGTTGCCCCGCACCGCCACGTAGCTCCCGTCCCCCAGGGGGAAGCGCTGCCCCCGCTCCACGAACTCCAGCTGCAGGCCCAGCTTCAGGGCCAGCTCCACGTAGTGCCAGTCGGGCGGGATCCAGACGGGGTTGCGCTGCTTGGCGGTGACGGTGCGGCGGCCGCGCGGGGTGCTGAAGTTCCACTCCCGCCCCTCGTACTCCAGGATCACCGCCTTTCCCACCGCGACCGGGGCGGCGTGCACCACCGTCGCCCCGTCCTTGAGCCACACCGTCCGGTCCGTGAGCGACACGATCAGACGGAGCCCCCGGGCCCGCTCGGCCTCGGCCAGGATGCGCGCGCCCAGCGCGTCGCGCGGGGCGGAGG
It contains:
- a CDS encoding L,D-transpeptidase; translation: SAPRDALGARILAEAERARGLRLIVSLTDRTVWLKDGATVVHAAPVAVGKAVILEYEGREWNFSTPRGRRTVTAKQRNPVWIPPDWHYVELALKLGLQLEFVERGQRFPLGDGSYVAVRGNRIGRVLADGTFQPVPEGEEAVFDDTLFAPPTGTANRRIPGELGKYKLDMGNGYYLHGTPDQGSVGDVATHGCLRLREADLELLYRRVPVGTPVYIY